The following proteins are encoded in a genomic region of Columba livia isolate bColLiv1 breed racing homer chromosome 17, bColLiv1.pat.W.v2, whole genome shotgun sequence:
- the SRRD gene encoding SRR1-like protein, which produces MAAGGWNLAGGQRRQRRRGRAGEEAAEGGAVLRRLQEARNDLLSSGFWAASAGAVRAPLAGCAEQPAHCVCYGLGRFSGCPAARHQLAFLLLLLEELRVPPERCALFDPAFTAQEAAALEHLGLRLLPENEEGKHGIEGSATLFYMVHCGKALYNNLLWRNWSAEALSKMVIIGNSFRGIEERLLSRVLERDYSYIAKVLKGTEEVALPTHPRYLDTFNDTSVHWFPLQKLKGLSLEVWNFVEEPTYQDCEDLEIIRKEDRAEQHSLAATAS; this is translated from the exons ATGGCGGCGGGCGGGTGGAACCTggcgggcgggcagcggcggcagcggcggcggggcaGGGCGGGCGAGGAGGCGGCGGAGGGCGGCGCGGTGCTGCGACGGCTGCAGGAGGCGCG GAACGACCTGCTGAGCTCCGGCTTCTGGGCGGCGAGCGCCG GAGCCGTGCGGGCCCCACTGGCCGGTTGCGCGGAACAGCCCGCCCACTGCGTGTGCTACGGGCTGGGCCGGTTCAGCGGCTGCCCCGCCGCCCGGCACCAGCTGgcgttcctgctgctgctgctggaggagctgcgG GTGCCCCCCGAGCGCTGCGCCCTGTTCGACCCCGCGTTCACCGCCCAGGAGGCGGCTGCACTGGAACACCtggggctgcggctgctcccGGAGAATGAG GAGGGGAAACACGGCATTGAGGGGTCGGCCACGCTTTTCTACATGGTGCACTGTGGGAAAGCACTGTACAACAACCTGCTGTGGAGGAACTGGTCCGCGGAGGCCCTGTCCAAAATGGTCATCATCGGGAACAGCTTCCGAGGCATCGAGGAGCG ATTGTTGTCAAGAGTATTGGAGAGAGATTATTCTTACATAGCAAAG GTGTTGAAAGGGACAGAAGAAGTGGCGCTCCCCACACACCCTCGGTACCTAGACACCTTTAACGACACCTCCGTCCACTGGTTTCCCTTGCAAAAGCTGAAGGGACTGTCTCTTGAGGTCTGGAACTTTGTGGAGGAGCCAACGTACCAGGACTGTGAGGACCTGGAGATCATCAGGAaggaggacagagctgagcagcacagcctggctgcCACGGCATCCTGA
- the TFIP11 gene encoding tuftelin-interacting protein 11, with translation MSMSHLYGTDGEDGVEMENFEVSDWDLQNEFNPHRQRHRQSKEEATYGVWAERDSDEERPSFGGKRSRDYSAPVNFISAGLKKSAAEDMSEEDSDEDEKPIKQEEIPKEFVPKKLKTGGNFKPSQKGFVGGTKSFMDFGSWERHTKGIGQKLLQKMGYVPGRGLGKNAQGIINPIEAKQRKGKGAVGAYGSERTSQSLQDFPVVDSEEEAEEEFQKELSQWRKDPNGGKKKPKYSYKTVEELKAKGRINKKLSAPQKELSQVKVIDMTGREQKVYYSYSQISHKHNIPDDSPQQPLGKDAKPQGFALPELEHNLQLLIDITEQEIIQNDRQLQYERDMVVNLTHEIQKMSEVLSHEETAISNLSKVLEMVEECERRMQPSCENPLTLDECAKIFETLQDKYYEEYRMSDRVDLAVAIVYPLMKDYFKNWDPLKDCTYGTEIIAKWKSLLENDQLLSHGGQDLSTDAFHRLMWEIWMPYVRNIVAQWQPRNCGSMVDFLDSWVNVVPVWILENILDQLIFPKLQKEVESWNPLTDTVPIHSWIHPWLPLMQARLEPLYSPIRNKLANALQKWHPSDSSAKLILQPWKDVFTPGSWEAFMVKNIVPKLGMCLNELIINPHQQHMDAFYWVIDWEGMISVSSLVGLLEKHFFPKWLQVLCSWLSNSPNYEEITKWYLGWKSMFSDQVLAHPSIKDKFNEALDIMNRAVSSSVGGYMQPGARENIAYLTHTERRKDFQYEAMQERREAENMAQRGIGVAASSVPMNFKDLIQTKAEEHNIVFMPVIGKRHEGKQLYTFGRIVIYIDRGVVFVQGEKTWVPTSLQSLIDMAK, from the exons ATGTCGATGTCGCACCTGTACGGCACAGACGGGGAGGATGGCGTGGAGATGGAGAACTTCGAGGTGTCGGACTGGGACCTGCAGAACGAGTTCAACCCCCACCGGCAGCGGCACCGGCAGAGCAAGGAGGAGGCGACCTACGGCGTGTGGGCCGAGCGCGACTCGGACGAGGAGCGGCCCAGCTTCGGCGGCAAGCG CTCCAGGGATTACTCGGCCCCTGTGAACTTCATCAGCGCCGGGCTGAAAAAGTCAGCAGCTGAGGATATGTCAGAGGAGGACTCCGATGAAGACGAAAAGCCCATTAAGCAGGAAGAAATCCCTAAAGAGTTTGTGCCAAAGAAGCTAAAAACA ggTGGTAATTTCAAGCCTAGTCAGAAAGGCTTTGTAGGGGGGACAAAATCTTTCATGGATTTTGGCAGCTGGGAGAGACACACGAAGGGAATTGGGCAGAAGCTTCTCCAGAAGATGGGTTACGTCCCTGGAAGAGGTCTCGGGAAGAATGCGCAAG GAATTATCAATCCAATTGAggccaaacaaagaaaaggtaaaGGAGCTGTGGGGGCTTATGGCTCCGAAAGAACCAGCCAGTCTTTGCAAGACTTCCCGGTGGTGGACTCGGAGGAAGAAGCTGAGGAG gaATTTCAAAAAGAGCTGAGCCAGTGGCGGAAGGATCCGAACGGAGGCAAGAAAAAGCCCAAGTACAGCTATAAGACAGTGGAAGAACTGAAAGCCAAGGGCAGGATCAACAAGAAGCTCTCAGCCCCGCAGAAGGAGCTGTCGCAGGTCAAG GTTATAGATATGACGGGCCGGGAACAGAAGGTTTATTACAGCTACAGTCAGATCAGCCACAAGCACAACATCCCAGACGACAGCCCACAGCAGCCGCTGGGCAAGGATGCCAAGCCCCAGGGCTTTGCCTTGCCCGAGCTGGAGCACAACCTGCAGCTTCTCATTGACATCACGGAGCAGGAGATCATCCAGAATGACCGGCAACTGCAGTATGAGAGGGACATGGTTGTCAACCTGACCCATGAGATACAGAAGATGTCCGAAGTCCTCTCGCACGAGGAGACGGCGATTAGCAACCTCAGCAAGGTGCTGGAGATGGTGGAGGAGTGCGAGAGACGGATGCAGCCCAGCTGTGAAAATCCCTTAACCTTGGATGAGTGCGCAAAGATTTTTGAGACACTTCAAGACAAGTACTATGAGGAGTACAGGATGTCTGATCGGGTGGACCTGGCAGTAGCAATAGTCTATCCGCTCATGAAAGATTACTTCAAGAACTGGGATCCCCTCAAG GACTGTACGTATGGCACAGAGATCATAGCCAAGTGGAAGAGCCTTTTGGAAAACGATCAGCTGTTGTCACATGGTGGGCAGGACCTGTCGACAGATGCTTTTCACAG actgaTGTGGGAAATCTGGATGCCGTATGTCAGAAACATAGTGGCACAGTGGCAACCAAGGAACTGCGGGTCCATGGTGGATTTCTTGGACAGCTGGGTAAACGTCGTTCCTGTCTGGATTCTGGAGAACATTCTGGATCAGCTCATCTTCCCCAAGTTACAGAAAGAG GTCGAAAGCTGGAATCCTTTGACAGACACAGTCCCGATCCACTCGTGGATCCACCCCTGGCTGCCCCTGATGCAGGCGCGCCTGGAGCCGCTGTATTCCCCCATCCGGAACAAGCTGGCCAACGcgctgcagaagtggcaccccAGTGACTCCTCCGCCAAGCTCATCCTGCAGCCCTGGAAAGATGTGTTCACACCTGGCTCGTGGGAGGCTTTCATGGTCAAAAACATCGTGCCTAAACTGG GGATGTGTCTGAATGAACTCATCATAAACCCTCACCAGCAGCACATGGATGCCTTCTACTGGGTGATTGACTGGGAGGGGATGATTTCTGTCTCCAGTCTGGTTGGGCTGCTAGAGAAACACTTCTTCCCAAAGTGGCTGCAG GTGCTGTGTTCTTGGCTCAGTAACAGCCCCAATTATGAAGAGATTACAAAGTGGTACTTGGGTTGGAAGTCCATGTTCTCGGACCAAGTGTTAGCACATCCTTCAATCAAAGACAAATTTAACGAAGCTCTTGATATCATGAACCGGGCAGTGTCTTCCAGTGTTG GTGGGTACATGCAGCCGGGCGCTCGGGAGAACATCGCCTACCTCACCCACACCGAGCGGAGGAAGGACTTCCAGTACGAAGCCATGCAGGAGCGGCGGGAGGCCGAGAACATGGCCCAGCGCGGCATCGGCGTGGCCGCCAGCTCTGTGCCCATGAACTTCAAGGACTTAATTCAGACAAAAGCAGAGGAGCACAACATTGTTTTCATGCCTGTGATTGGGAAGCGGCACGAAGGGAAGCAGTTGTACACGTTTGGACGGATTGTCATTTACATTGACCGAGGCGTCGTGTTTGTACAAGGAGAAAAGACTTGGGTGCCAACATCCCTGCAGAGCCTCATTGACATGGCCAAGTAA
- the TPST2 gene encoding protein-tyrosine sulfotransferase 2 isoform X1 gives MRVTTRRVLLVVGSVVAVMVTLHLGQQVLECQQVLSERRHRLMRPESEELVVMDSNHVEYRYSKEMPLIFIGGVPRSGTTLMRAMLDAHPEVRCGEETRIIPRVLAMRQAWSKSGREKMRLDEAGVTDQVLDSAMQAFILEVIAKHGEPARYLCNKDPFTLKSSVYLSRLFPNAKFLLMVRDGRASVHSMITRKVTIAGFDLNSYRDCLSKWNKAIEVMYAQCLELGRARCLPVYYEQLVLHPERSLRAVTTFLGITWSDALLHHEELIGKPGGVSLSKIERSTDQVIKPVNMEALSKWIGHIPGDVLQDMAHIAPMLARLGYDPYANPPNYGHPDPLVVNNTHRVLKGDYKTPATLKGHPQNAANGLLLPDKEEFARAPVEIGSPSILLAPVLPKCPPHGMYLHLFAKAEHVLRRVEPALGTHSHVRGRGFVPRLDSLIAFRCLISGCPAPVEPLSCQWPPPFLHRDLQRLLQS, from the exons atgcGGGTCACCACAAGGAGGGTGCTGCTGGTAGTGGGCTCGGTGGTGGCCGTGATGGTGACCCTGCACTTGGGCCAGCAGGTCCTGGAGTGCCAGCAGGTCCTGAGCGAGAGGAGACACAGGCTGATGCGACCCGAGAGCGAGGAGCTAGTCGTGATGGACTCCAACCACGTCGAGTACCGCTACAGCAAGGAGATGCCTCTGATCTTCATCGGCGGGGTCCCGCGCAGTGGCACGACGCTGATGCGGGCCATGCTGGATGCGCACCCTGAGGTGCGCTGTGGGGAGGAGACCCGCATCATCCCCCGCGTGCTGGCCATGCGGCAGGCCTGGTCCAAGTCAGGGCGGGAGAAGATGCGCCTGGACGAGGCAGGGGTGACGGACCAGGTTCTGGACTCCGCCATGCAGGCCTTTATCCTGGAGGTGATCGCCAAGCACGGCGAGCCGGCCCGCTACCTGTGCAACAAGGACCCCTTCACACTGAAGTCCTCTGTCTACTTGTCCAGGCTGTTCCCCAATGCCAAATTCCTCCTGATGGTTCGGGACGGCCGGGCGTCCGTCCACTCCATGATCACGCGGAAGGTGACGATCGCCGGCTTCGACCTGAACAGCTACCGGGACTGCCTGAGCAAGTGGAACAAGGCGATCGAGGTGATGTACGCTCAGTGCCTGGAGCTGGGCCGGGCGCGCTGCCTGCCCGTCTACTacgagcagctggtgctgcacCCCGAGCGCTCCCTGCGCGCCGTCACCACCTTCCTGGGCATCACCTGGAGTGACGCGCTGCTGCACCATGAGGAGCTCATCGGCAAGCCCGGCGGGGTGTCGCTCTCCAA GATAGAAAGATCAACAGACCAGGTTATCAAGCCGGTGAACATGGAGGCGCTGTCAAAGTGGATTGGGCACATCCCGGGGGATGTGCTCCAGGACATGGCCCATATCGCACCGATGCTGGCCCGGCTTGGCTACGACCCCTATGCCAACCCCCCCAACTACGGCCACCCTGACCCCTTGGTGGTCAACAACACGCACAGG GTTTTAAAAGGGGATTACAAAACGCCAGCCACTTTGAAAGGTCACCCACAG AATGCTGCAAATGGCCTTTTGTTGCCCGACAAAGAAGAGTTTGCAAGGGCACCAGTGGAAATCGGTTCTCCAAGCATATTGCTTGCTCCTGTATTGCCAAAATGCCCGCCGCACGGaatgtatttgcatttatttgcaaaGGCTGAGCACGTCCTGCGCCGGGTGGAGCCGGCTCTGGGAACCCACTCCCATGTGCGGGGAAGGGGTTTCGTGCCACGGCTGGACTCGTTAATCGCGTTTCGGTGTCTAATTAGTGGGTGTCCTGCCCCTGTGGAGCCTTTGTCGTGCCAGTGGCCTCCCCCCTTCCTTCACCGTGACTTACAGAGGCTATTGCAGAGTTAA
- the TPST2 gene encoding protein-tyrosine sulfotransferase 2 isoform X2 — protein MRVTTRRVLLVVGSVVAVMVTLHLGQQVLECQQVLSERRHRLMRPESEELVVMDSNHVEYRYSKEMPLIFIGGVPRSGTTLMRAMLDAHPEVRCGEETRIIPRVLAMRQAWSKSGREKMRLDEAGVTDQVLDSAMQAFILEVIAKHGEPARYLCNKDPFTLKSSVYLSRLFPNAKFLLMVRDGRASVHSMITRKVTIAGFDLNSYRDCLSKWNKAIEVMYAQCLELGRARCLPVYYEQLVLHPERSLRAVTTFLGITWSDALLHHEELIGKPGGVSLSKIERSTDQVIKPVNMEALSKWIGHIPGDVLQDMAHIAPMLARLGYDPYANPPNYGHPDPLVVNNTHRVLKGDYKTPATLKGHPQVTQNTSSSH, from the exons atgcGGGTCACCACAAGGAGGGTGCTGCTGGTAGTGGGCTCGGTGGTGGCCGTGATGGTGACCCTGCACTTGGGCCAGCAGGTCCTGGAGTGCCAGCAGGTCCTGAGCGAGAGGAGACACAGGCTGATGCGACCCGAGAGCGAGGAGCTAGTCGTGATGGACTCCAACCACGTCGAGTACCGCTACAGCAAGGAGATGCCTCTGATCTTCATCGGCGGGGTCCCGCGCAGTGGCACGACGCTGATGCGGGCCATGCTGGATGCGCACCCTGAGGTGCGCTGTGGGGAGGAGACCCGCATCATCCCCCGCGTGCTGGCCATGCGGCAGGCCTGGTCCAAGTCAGGGCGGGAGAAGATGCGCCTGGACGAGGCAGGGGTGACGGACCAGGTTCTGGACTCCGCCATGCAGGCCTTTATCCTGGAGGTGATCGCCAAGCACGGCGAGCCGGCCCGCTACCTGTGCAACAAGGACCCCTTCACACTGAAGTCCTCTGTCTACTTGTCCAGGCTGTTCCCCAATGCCAAATTCCTCCTGATGGTTCGGGACGGCCGGGCGTCCGTCCACTCCATGATCACGCGGAAGGTGACGATCGCCGGCTTCGACCTGAACAGCTACCGGGACTGCCTGAGCAAGTGGAACAAGGCGATCGAGGTGATGTACGCTCAGTGCCTGGAGCTGGGCCGGGCGCGCTGCCTGCCCGTCTACTacgagcagctggtgctgcacCCCGAGCGCTCCCTGCGCGCCGTCACCACCTTCCTGGGCATCACCTGGAGTGACGCGCTGCTGCACCATGAGGAGCTCATCGGCAAGCCCGGCGGGGTGTCGCTCTCCAA GATAGAAAGATCAACAGACCAGGTTATCAAGCCGGTGAACATGGAGGCGCTGTCAAAGTGGATTGGGCACATCCCGGGGGATGTGCTCCAGGACATGGCCCATATCGCACCGATGCTGGCCCGGCTTGGCTACGACCCCTATGCCAACCCCCCCAACTACGGCCACCCTGACCCCTTGGTGGTCAACAACACGCACAGG GTTTTAAAAGGGGATTACAAAACGCCAGCCACTTTGAAAGGTCACCCACAG GTGACTCAGAACACATCGTCTTCTCACTAA
- the CRYBB1 gene encoding beta-crystallin B1 isoform X1, with the protein MQRRREPNTAMSETTKPAAPGQAAEEKEKAAPPAAPSLDPAPIANSKGEEPYAEAFRIIVFEQENFQGRQMEFTTECPNLADRGFDRVRSVIVTSGPWVAYEQANMRGEMFILDKGEYPRWDTWSSSYRSDCFMSMRPIKMEAEDHKISLYESADFKGNKMEIQEDDVPSLWAYGFCDRVGSVQVPSGTWVGYQYPGYRGYQYLFETGDFRHWNEWSAFQPQIQSIRRIRDMQWDQKGTFVTPDAPSD; encoded by the exons ATGCAGAGAAG ACGTGAGCCCAACACCGCGATGTCTGAGACCACAAAACCCGCTGCTCCCGGCCAGGCTgcggaggagaaggagaaggcgGCCCCACCGGCAGCCCCATCCCTCGACCCTGCTCCCATCGCAAACAGCAAGGGCGAGGAACCCTATGCAGAGGCCTTCAGG ATCATTGTCTTCGAGCAGGAGAACTTCCAGGGCAGGCAGATGGAGTTCACCACCGAGTGCCCGAACCTGGCAGACCGCGGCTTCGACCGGGTGCGCAGTGTCATTGTCACCTCTGGACC CTGGGTGGCCTATGAGCAGGCTAACATGCGTGGGGAGATGTTCATCCTGGACAAAGGCGAGTACCCTCGCTGGGACACCTGGTCCAGCAGCTACCGGAGCGACTGCTTCATGTCCATGCGTCCCATCAAAATG GAGGCTGAGGACCACAAGATCTCCCTGTATGAGTCTGCTGACTTCAAGGGCAACAAGATGGAAATCCAGGAGGATGACGTGCCCAGCCTCTGGGCTTACGGCTTCTGCGACCGTGTGGGCAGCGTGCAGGTGCCCAGTGGAAC cTGGGTCGGGTATCAGTACCCTGGCTACAGAGGCTACCAGTACCTCTTTGAGACCGGAGACTTCCGACACTGGAACGAGTGGTCTGCCTTCCAGCCCCAGATCCAGTCCATCCGCCGCATCCGGGACATGCAGTGGGACCAGAAGGGCACCTTTGTCACCCCCGACGCGCCCTCCGACTGA
- the CRYBB1 gene encoding beta-crystallin B1 isoform X2 → MSETTKPAAPGQAAEEKEKAAPPAAPSLDPAPIANSKGEEPYAEAFRIIVFEQENFQGRQMEFTTECPNLADRGFDRVRSVIVTSGPWVAYEQANMRGEMFILDKGEYPRWDTWSSSYRSDCFMSMRPIKMEAEDHKISLYESADFKGNKMEIQEDDVPSLWAYGFCDRVGSVQVPSGTWVGYQYPGYRGYQYLFETGDFRHWNEWSAFQPQIQSIRRIRDMQWDQKGTFVTPDAPSD, encoded by the exons ATGTCTGAGACCACAAAACCCGCTGCTCCCGGCCAGGCTgcggaggagaaggagaaggcgGCCCCACCGGCAGCCCCATCCCTCGACCCTGCTCCCATCGCAAACAGCAAGGGCGAGGAACCCTATGCAGAGGCCTTCAGG ATCATTGTCTTCGAGCAGGAGAACTTCCAGGGCAGGCAGATGGAGTTCACCACCGAGTGCCCGAACCTGGCAGACCGCGGCTTCGACCGGGTGCGCAGTGTCATTGTCACCTCTGGACC CTGGGTGGCCTATGAGCAGGCTAACATGCGTGGGGAGATGTTCATCCTGGACAAAGGCGAGTACCCTCGCTGGGACACCTGGTCCAGCAGCTACCGGAGCGACTGCTTCATGTCCATGCGTCCCATCAAAATG GAGGCTGAGGACCACAAGATCTCCCTGTATGAGTCTGCTGACTTCAAGGGCAACAAGATGGAAATCCAGGAGGATGACGTGCCCAGCCTCTGGGCTTACGGCTTCTGCGACCGTGTGGGCAGCGTGCAGGTGCCCAGTGGAAC cTGGGTCGGGTATCAGTACCCTGGCTACAGAGGCTACCAGTACCTCTTTGAGACCGGAGACTTCCGACACTGGAACGAGTGGTCTGCCTTCCAGCCCCAGATCCAGTCCATCCGCCGCATCCGGGACATGCAGTGGGACCAGAAGGGCACCTTTGTCACCCCCGACGCGCCCTCCGACTGA
- the CRYBA4 gene encoding beta-crystallin A4, with protein MTHRCRRSSGLWKIVVWDEPFFQGKKHEFTTDCYSTAEHGFSTVRSCKIESGAWAGFEHCGFQGQQFVLERGEYPCWEAWSGSNAYHVERMCSFRPITCADHGRSRLMLFEQENFQGRRGELTDDCPSLPALGWGSSAVGSFLILSGAWVCSQYPGYRGFQYLLESDSHAGEYKHVREWGSHAQTGQVQSIRRVQQ; from the exons ATGACCCACCGCTGCAGGAGGTCTTCTGGTCTCTGGAAG aTCGTGGTGTGGGATGAGCCTTTCTTCCAGGGCAAGAAGCACGAGTTCACCACTGACTGCTACAGCACCGCGGAGCACGGCTTCAGCACCGTCCGCTCCTGCAAGATCGAGAGTGGGGC GTGGGCAGGCTTCGAGCACTGTGGCTTCCAGGGGCAGCAGTTTGTGCTGGAGCGTGGTGAGTACCCGTGCTGGGAAGCATGGAGTGGCAGCAACGCCTACCACGTGGAGAGAATGTGCTCCTTCCGCCCCATCACCTGTGCC GACCATGGGCGCAGCAGGCTGATGCTCTTTGAGCAGGAGAACTTCCAGGGCAGGCGGGGGGAGCTGACTGATGACTGCCCCTcactgccagccctgggctggggcagcagcgCCGTGGGCTCCTTCCTCATCCTCTCTGGCGC GTGGGTCTGCTCACAGTACCCGGGGTACCGGGGCTTCCAGTACCTCCTGGAGAGTGACAGCCATGCGGGAGAGTACAAGCACGTGCGGGAGTGGGGCTCTCACGCGCAGACTGGGCAGGTCCAGTCCATCCGCAGGGTCCAGCAGTGA